One segment of Brassica napus cultivar Da-Ae chromosome C3, Da-Ae, whole genome shotgun sequence DNA contains the following:
- the LOC106373704 gene encoding carbonyl reductase [NADPH] 2-like, with amino-acid sequence MAKKVLMTANGDEVSRNIAIELAKHGCRLVLMGNEASLRSTVDYIRVSVDGAFPVELIGADMEADSEEAFYVAVQKAWTRLGSLDAFVNCCTYQGKMQDILRVSEDEFKKITKINLTATWFILKAVASMMKENGTGGSIVFLATIASGERGLYPGADAYATAAAAIHQLVRASAMSLGKHKIRVNMISRGLHLGDEYPVSVGIDRAQKLVKDAAPLGQWLNPETDIYSTVIYLISDGSRFMTGTTVMVDGAQSLMRPRLKSYM; translated from the exons ATGGCGAAGAAGGTGTTGATGACAGCCAACGGCGACGAGGTTTCCCGGAACATCGCTATCGAACTAGCCAAACACGGTTGTCG GTTGGTTTTGATGGGAAACGAGGCTTCTCTAAGGAGCACTGTGGACTACATACGAGTCTCTGTTGATGGAGCCTTCCCAGTGGAGCTCATTGGAGCCGACATGGAAGCTGATAGTGAGGAAGCTTTCTATGTTGCTGTCCAAAAGGCATGGACTCGTCTAGGATCTTTGGATGCTTTTGTCAACTGCTGTACCTACCAAGGGAAGATGCAGGACATTCTCCGAGTGTCTGAAGATGAGTTCAAGAAAATCACAAAGATCAATCTCACGGCTACATGGTTTATCTTGAAGGCTGTGGCAAGCATGATGAAGGAGAATGGAACAGGAGGCTCCATTGTCTTTTTGGCTACAATAGCTAGTGGTGAGAGAGGGCTTTACCCTGGAGCTGATGCCTATGCTACAGCCGCTGCTGCAATTCACCAGCTGGTTCGG GCATCAGCCATGAGTCTAGGGAAGCACAAGATAAGGGTGAACATGATCTCGAGAGGTCTGCATCTTGGCGATGAATATCCAGTTTCAGTGGGGATAGATCGAGCGCAGAAACTGGTGAAGGACGCTGCTCCTCTTGGCCAGTGGCTGAACCCCGAGACAGATATCTACTCGACTGTGATTTACTTGATCAGCGATGGTTCACGTTTCATGACAGGTACCACTGTGATGGTGGATGGGGCACAGTCTCTTATGAGACCACGTCTCAAATCCTACATGTGA